From Chryseobacterium sp. H1D6B, a single genomic window includes:
- a CDS encoding GLPGLI family protein — protein MFTILIPLFYFGQKYCFTYEYSFKPDSLNLEKTETELMGLFIDGNESTYVSLTKLRRDSAIAQKMKGNGTSSNMSVSLSTFPKEKVPGIIQKNWPSNKVVSYQFVGVDGFKITQNIIHDWHITAETDEIEGKKCQLATIQYKGRMYNAWFTNEIPISEGPYKFSGLPGLIVKIEDTKKQHIWELKGIEKFRKIKFNFSKYIPVTEVQYKKSVENYIKDPMSKMRELKQRFDVIGLTVTSPDGNSYSGADYEKIRTKQIQANFKKNNNSIELD, from the coding sequence ATGTTCACTATTTTGATTCCACTGTTTTACTTTGGTCAAAAATATTGTTTTACTTATGAGTACAGTTTCAAACCCGATTCTTTAAATTTAGAGAAAACTGAAACGGAATTGATGGGATTGTTTATCGATGGAAACGAGTCTACCTATGTCAGTCTTACAAAACTGAGAAGGGATTCGGCGATTGCACAGAAGATGAAGGGAAACGGAACATCTTCAAATATGTCAGTTTCATTAAGCACCTTTCCCAAAGAAAAAGTTCCAGGAATAATTCAAAAAAACTGGCCGTCCAATAAAGTTGTATCCTATCAATTTGTAGGTGTTGACGGGTTTAAAATAACTCAGAATATTATACATGACTGGCATATTACAGCAGAAACAGATGAGATAGAAGGTAAAAAATGTCAGCTTGCAACGATACAATATAAAGGTCGAATGTATAATGCCTGGTTTACAAATGAAATTCCTATTTCTGAAGGACCTTACAAATTTAGCGGGCTTCCAGGGCTGATTGTGAAGATCGAAGACACAAAAAAACAGCATATTTGGGAGTTAAAAGGAATTGAAAAGTTTAGAAAAATAAAGTTTAACTTTTCGAAATATATTCCTGTTACAGAAGTTCAGTATAAAAAATCTGTTGAAAATTACATCAAAGATCCTATGAGCAAAATGAGAGAACTTAAGCAAAGATTTGATGTCATCGGCTTAACGGTAACTTCACCTGATGGAAATTCCTACTCTGGTGCTGATTATGAAAAAATAAGAACAAAGCAGATACAGGCTAATTTCAAGAAAAACAATAACTCTATAGAACTCGATTAG
- a CDS encoding S41 family peptidase, whose amino-acid sequence MNTINKLIFTFILLSSILSAAQTKKQVSELEDVCKTWGSLKYFHPEIAVGKHDWDSILIASISSILDHKDNNSFQIQIDKMFETAGKNTAPEFILDKNLHPYTIKNINHSWIEKSRNLTEKQRSELKFLFIHPYQGQNYYAQNNPDDDGNIITPNEKAYPDMKMPDRNYRLLGLFRFWNVINYYYPYKYATDKPWDKVLTDLIPEFIKADDIASYNKTVLKMAATIDDGHGGVYPFIETSVSGKYSPPFYFRLVNNKAVVTKIMDKKILASTSIQEGSVIEKVDGISIKKKAEEYWEYISSSNKTAKYKDLHKIILSSKATKAIYSGYNPDSSKFSSSVPLSERNFLGEFLDFFDMTSTVTSKKITNDIAYVYAANITSKNMDSIMLPLMNTKAIILDLRNYPQTMPSYRIADYFLDQPTVYSMMTRNDFRYPGLLVHEITNAGTTTEKVGKNNPHPYQGKLVLLVDYRTQSLPEFDCLILKTYKKTTIVGTQTAGADGNQTRMIFPGGYKISFSGLGIYGADDIETQRVGIKIDIPVQYTFKDFVEKKDPILERAVQFINTGK is encoded by the coding sequence ATGAACACAATAAATAAGCTGATATTCACTTTTATTCTTTTATCATCCATTCTGTCTGCTGCTCAAACAAAGAAACAGGTTTCAGAACTGGAAGATGTATGCAAAACATGGGGAAGCCTGAAATATTTCCATCCTGAAATTGCAGTAGGAAAACATGATTGGGATTCTATTTTAATCGCTTCAATCAGTTCTATTTTAGATCATAAAGATAACAACAGTTTTCAGATTCAAATTGATAAAATGTTTGAAACAGCAGGAAAAAATACAGCTCCTGAATTTATTCTCGATAAAAATCTTCATCCTTATACGATCAAAAATATCAATCATTCCTGGATAGAAAAAAGCAGAAACCTTACTGAAAAACAGCGATCTGAATTAAAGTTTTTATTCATTCATCCTTATCAGGGTCAAAATTACTATGCGCAAAATAATCCGGATGATGATGGAAATATCATTACTCCAAATGAAAAGGCATACCCTGATATGAAAATGCCAGATAGAAACTACAGGTTATTGGGACTATTCCGTTTCTGGAATGTTATTAATTATTATTATCCTTACAAATATGCTACAGATAAGCCTTGGGACAAAGTATTGACAGATCTGATTCCTGAATTCATCAAAGCCGATGATATTGCTTCTTATAACAAAACCGTTTTAAAGATGGCTGCTACTATTGATGACGGACATGGAGGAGTTTATCCATTCATTGAAACCTCAGTTTCCGGAAAATACAGTCCGCCATTTTATTTTAGATTAGTTAACAATAAAGCAGTTGTAACTAAGATTATGGATAAAAAGATCCTTGCAAGCACTTCTATTCAGGAAGGCAGCGTGATCGAAAAAGTAGACGGAATCTCAATAAAGAAAAAAGCGGAAGAGTATTGGGAGTATATTTCTTCTTCAAATAAAACAGCCAAATACAAAGATCTACACAAAATTATATTGAGTAGCAAAGCTACAAAAGCCATTTATTCAGGATACAATCCCGATAGTTCAAAGTTTTCTTCCAGCGTACCATTAAGCGAACGGAATTTTCTGGGAGAGTTTCTTGATTTTTTTGATATGACCAGCACAGTGACTTCAAAAAAAATAACAAATGATATCGCATATGTCTACGCTGCTAATATCACTTCAAAAAATATGGACAGCATAATGCTACCCTTAATGAACACTAAAGCCATTATTTTGGATCTTAGAAATTATCCACAAACGATGCCTTCTTACAGGATCGCTGATTATTTTCTTGATCAGCCTACAGTTTATAGCATGATGACAAGAAATGATTTTCGTTATCCCGGATTATTGGTACACGAAATAACAAATGCAGGAACAACTACCGAGAAGGTTGGAAAAAATAATCCTCACCCTTATCAAGGCAAGTTGGTTTTATTGGTAGATTACCGGACCCAAAGCTTACCGGAATTCGACTGCTTAATTCTGAAAACCTATAAAAAAACTACTATTGTCGGGACCCAGACTGCAGGAGCCGATGGTAACCAGACCCGAATGATTTTTCCCGGAGGGTATAAAATTTCATTTTCCGGCTTGGGAATTTATGGCGCGGATGACATTGAAACCCAGCGAGTAGGAATTAAAATTGATATCCCTGTACAGTATACCTTTAAAGATTTCGTAGAGAAAAAAGATCCAATTCTCGAAAGAGCGGTACAATTTATTAATACAGGGAAATAA
- a CDS encoding RebB family R body protein, whose translation MIQYETLTPEEILAYNEAFVMSLSALNQVIHQQRTEIIDEALRITEAISQRSPEQQERYEESINKLKSLSQTKTDAAAPEITPSSPAATDADEWTTKNPIYDSLVHALQIAYENAVNSQNQCNILGQAALTQGIMNLYEDRCLKGDTEGVINAKE comes from the coding sequence ATGATCCAATACGAAACACTTACCCCAGAAGAAATACTTGCTTATAATGAAGCATTTGTTATGTCGCTTTCAGCTTTAAACCAAGTTATCCATCAACAAAGAACAGAAATTATTGATGAAGCCCTGCGCATTACAGAAGCTATTAGCCAACGTAGTCCTGAACAACAGGAACGATATGAGGAGTCGATAAACAAGCTCAAGTCATTATCACAGACAAAAACTGATGCAGCCGCTCCTGAGATTACTCCCTCGTCCCCGGCTGCTACAGATGCCGACGAATGGACAACCAAGAACCCTATCTATGATAGTTTGGTTCATGCGTTGCAGATTGCCTATGAGAACGCTGTTAATAGCCAGAATCAATGTAATATATTGGGTCAAGCAGCTCTCACACAGGGTATCATGAATTTATATGAGGATCGGTGTTTAAAAGGTGATACGGAAGGAGTGATAAATGCTAAAGAATAG
- a CDS encoding excinuclease ABC subunit UvrA translates to MKAENIIIIGARENNLKNISLEIPKNKITVFTGVSGSGKSSLVFDTIAAESQRQLNEIFPAFIRHRLPHYGQPEAESLRNLTPAVIIEQKRIGGNARSTVGTATDIYTLLRLLFSRIGKPFVGHSDVFSFNHPNGMCTKCKGLGKVTTVDLELLFDKSKSLNEGAILFPTFAEGSARWKRYTCSGLFDNDKTLIDYTKEEWYNLLYAHHDEVELKNPLPCWFPSTKYEGVLPKFERTYLTRETKDLTGKHKGTFDRILTRSVCPDCGGGRLNKKILSCRIDGHSIADFVKMDITELKKAVEKITGTQSVTMVNAIVEQLNHMIDIGLGYLFLGRETSSLSGGESQRIKMVKHLGSSLTGMTYIFDEPSIGLHPRDVHQLNDLLRLLRDKGNTVLVVEHDTDVIAIADHLVDMGPEAGTKGGEIVYEGPLEGLKKANSLTGRFWKLQPKIKENPKTAIDHLEVKNASLHNLKNLNVKIPKGVMTVITGVAGSGKSSLANGILTKLYPESIVIDQSAIIGSKRSNTATYSGIFDVIRELFATENRVSSSLFSSNSDGACPVCKGLGEITLDLAFMDPITTVCEECSGQRYKNEVLKYKLKDKNIYEVLKLTVIEALDFFINRQSIYPTLKKLDEVGLEYLTLGQPLSSLSAGERQRIKLALNMENKGQIYIMDEPTTGLHMSDVDRLLKIFNKIVDEGSTLIIIEHNLAVISQADYIIDIGPDAGKNGGKIVFSGLPKDIIHCKTSYTGLYLSKYITSRMI, encoded by the coding sequence ATGAAAGCAGAAAATATTATAATTATTGGTGCCAGGGAAAACAACCTGAAAAATATCTCTCTGGAAATACCTAAAAATAAGATCACTGTTTTTACCGGTGTATCTGGTTCTGGCAAGTCATCTTTAGTATTTGACACCATCGCTGCTGAATCTCAGCGGCAGTTAAATGAAATATTTCCGGCCTTTATCCGCCACCGGCTCCCCCATTATGGTCAGCCCGAAGCAGAATCACTGAGAAATTTAACACCCGCCGTCATCATTGAACAAAAAAGGATCGGGGGAAATGCCCGCTCTACTGTAGGTACGGCAACTGACATTTATACTTTACTTCGTCTGTTATTTTCCCGTATCGGAAAACCATTTGTAGGGCACTCAGATGTCTTTTCCTTCAATCACCCCAATGGCATGTGTACTAAATGCAAAGGTTTGGGAAAAGTTACAACAGTAGACCTGGAACTGCTCTTTGATAAGTCTAAGTCTTTAAATGAAGGTGCTATTCTCTTTCCTACCTTTGCAGAAGGCAGCGCCCGCTGGAAAAGGTACACGTGTTCTGGACTGTTTGATAATGATAAGACATTAATCGATTATACCAAGGAAGAATGGTATAATTTATTATACGCTCATCACGATGAGGTGGAGCTGAAAAACCCGCTTCCCTGCTGGTTTCCAAGTACAAAATATGAAGGTGTTCTCCCAAAATTTGAACGAACTTATCTAACCAGGGAAACGAAAGATCTGACTGGTAAGCATAAAGGAACATTTGACCGGATTTTAACCAGATCGGTTTGTCCCGATTGTGGCGGCGGACGGCTGAACAAAAAAATCCTGAGCTGCAGAATTGATGGTCATTCCATCGCCGATTTCGTAAAAATGGACATTACTGAACTAAAGAAAGCAGTTGAAAAGATTACAGGTACACAATCTGTAACCATGGTAAACGCCATCGTTGAGCAGTTAAACCATATGATTGATATTGGTCTTGGCTATCTCTTTCTGGGAAGGGAAACATCCAGCCTTTCCGGCGGTGAATCACAACGCATCAAAATGGTTAAACATTTAGGAAGCAGCCTCACAGGAATGACCTATATTTTTGATGAACCAAGTATTGGACTCCACCCCAGAGATGTACATCAGCTCAATGATTTACTCCGTTTGTTAAGAGATAAGGGAAATACAGTTTTGGTAGTGGAACATGATACCGATGTCATTGCCATAGCAGATCATTTGGTAGACATGGGGCCGGAAGCAGGTACCAAAGGCGGTGAAATTGTATATGAAGGACCTCTAGAAGGGCTTAAAAAAGCGAATTCGTTAACGGGCAGATTCTGGAAGTTACAGCCAAAAATTAAAGAAAACCCAAAAACTGCAATAGACCATCTGGAAGTAAAAAATGCTAGTCTCCACAACCTGAAAAACTTAAATGTAAAAATTCCTAAAGGTGTTATGACGGTCATAACAGGTGTAGCCGGCTCCGGAAAAAGCAGTCTGGCCAATGGCATATTAACAAAACTATATCCTGAATCTATAGTGATTGATCAGTCTGCCATCATTGGAAGCAAAAGATCAAATACAGCTACCTATTCAGGGATATTTGATGTAATCAGGGAATTGTTTGCAACAGAAAACAGGGTCAGCTCTTCCTTGTTCAGCAGTAATTCAGATGGAGCCTGTCCGGTCTGCAAAGGATTGGGAGAAATTACCCTGGATTTAGCATTTATGGACCCGATTACAACGGTTTGTGAAGAATGCAGCGGTCAGCGTTACAAAAACGAAGTTCTGAAGTACAAGTTAAAGGATAAAAACATATATGAAGTACTAAAGCTGACTGTAATAGAAGCTTTAGATTTTTTTATAAACAGGCAGTCCATTTATCCAACATTAAAAAAACTGGATGAAGTAGGCCTGGAATACCTAACCCTCGGCCAGCCTTTAAGTTCTTTATCTGCAGGAGAAAGACAACGCATCAAATTGGCCCTGAATATGGAAAACAAAGGACAGATTTACATCATGGATGAACCTACTACAGGATTACATATGAGTGATGTAGACCGCCTGCTGAAAATATTTAATAAAATTGTTGATGAGGGAAGCACACTTATTATCATTGAACATAATCTGGCCGTCATCAGCCAGGCAGATTACATCATTGACATAGGTCCTGATGCCGGAAAAAATGGAGGAAAAATAGTCTTCTCTGGATTGCCAAAGGACATCATTCATTGTAAAACATCTTACACAGGCCTATATTTGAGTAAATACATCACTTCAAGGATGATTTAA
- a CDS encoding DUF6194 family protein, protein MMTMNQITKEILSRFKDVNVTKANGDLFFMHGEDKMMFFATVVTSGNIK, encoded by the coding sequence ATGATGACCATGAACCAAATTACTAAAGAAATTTTGTCTCGTTTTAAAGATGTTAATGTTACGAAAGCAAATGGCGATCTGTTTTTTATGCATGGTGAGGATAAAATGATGTTTTTTGCTACCGTAGTTACCAGCGGTAATATTAAATAA
- a CDS encoding ABC-three component system protein, whose protein sequence is MLLDRQKVKLQTLQSSNEDAGKSIKPIIKLIEFVLSKEDKFRIIKENLSIEDKESLMERFFIATHMTTDNYSHARKEFVYDAMYGWLLNGSKAKWLQGTKVGATFTKKDFDSKLSIVNANPAIVNAVFRKKDDLGTIDFKRLSKVKKELFVAQISDLNRKKAARERLIENAVLDFIYHDIEMAHIVRGGNFTEPDFRAFQKACMDRWQSYVDTVIIKELEEYDDIEKNEMAINIFDYIMNNIEVNFQEGFSFNSSNSYIRNGTFLKLSNIPQIGWHPDWESKYKKL, encoded by the coding sequence TTGCTATTAGATAGACAGAAAGTTAAGCTTCAAACTTTACAATCTTCAAACGAAGATGCAGGAAAATCAATCAAACCTATTATTAAGCTTATTGAATTCGTTCTTTCAAAGGAAGATAAGTTTCGAATTATAAAGGAAAATCTTTCCATTGAGGACAAAGAGTCTTTAATGGAAAGATTTTTTATTGCCACCCACATGACAACAGATAATTATTCCCACGCAAGAAAAGAATTTGTATATGATGCCATGTATGGATGGTTATTAAACGGAAGTAAGGCAAAATGGTTGCAAGGAACAAAAGTTGGAGCGACTTTTACCAAAAAGGATTTCGATTCCAAGTTATCTATTGTAAATGCTAATCCAGCCATTGTAAATGCCGTTTTTAGAAAAAAGGACGATTTAGGAACAATTGATTTTAAGCGCCTTTCTAAAGTAAAGAAGGAATTATTCGTGGCACAGATTTCTGATCTCAATCGTAAGAAGGCTGCAAGAGAACGACTTATTGAAAACGCAGTACTGGATTTCATATATCATGATATTGAAATGGCACACATTGTAAGAGGAGGAAACTTTACTGAGCCGGATTTTAGAGCGTTTCAGAAAGCCTGTATGGATAGGTGGCAAAGTTACGTAGATACTGTTATAATAAAAGAGCTGGAGGAGTATGATGATATCGAGAAAAATGAGATGGCTATTAATATTTTCGATTATATAATGAATAATATCGAAGTCAATTTTCAAGAAGGTTTTTCTTTTAACTCCTCGAATAGTTATATACGTAATGGTACATTTCTAAAGCTATCAAATATACCACAAATCGGTTGGCACCCAGACTGGGAATCTAAATATAAAAAATTATGA
- a CDS encoding alpha/beta hydrolase, protein MSEINENGITLNYEVSGKGPATLVFVHGSYIDQTYWKKQVSDFKNHYQVITLDLPGHGKSGRNRKDWKIQRFADDLIFLIKKLELANVILIGHSAAGNICLMTAVKYPGPVIGLIGIDTFKNAGTPMTPELKKQAADIKKGLLIDFAGTNEKYARTALLRPSTADHIVKKVIRDYRNAYPPMGIQTTAEFFEIDKMERELLPRLIIKLYLINVDYMPTNEAALTQLTGSGYRLDLLNGTCHFPMLEHPDEMNPALRQNINMIEKDAANLT, encoded by the coding sequence ATGTCAGAAATTAATGAAAACGGAATAACCTTGAATTACGAGGTTTCCGGCAAAGGTCCAGCCACCTTAGTATTTGTACACGGATCCTACATTGATCAGACTTACTGGAAAAAGCAGGTCAGCGATTTTAAAAACCATTATCAGGTCATCACCCTGGACCTGCCAGGCCATGGAAAATCCGGACGAAACCGCAAAGACTGGAAAATCCAGAGATTTGCAGATGACCTCATTTTCCTGATTAAAAAGCTGGAGTTAGCAAATGTGATATTAATCGGGCATTCCGCTGCCGGAAATATTTGTCTGATGACAGCAGTAAAGTACCCCGGCCCTGTCATTGGGCTGATCGGAATTGACACCTTCAAGAATGCAGGAACTCCAATGACACCAGAACTCAAGAAGCAGGCTGCAGATATAAAAAAAGGACTCCTCATCGATTTCGCAGGTACAAATGAAAAATACGCCAGGACAGCACTGCTCAGGCCCTCTACAGCTGATCATATTGTCAAAAAAGTAATCAGGGATTACCGTAATGCCTATCCGCCTATGGGCATTCAGACTACCGCTGAGTTTTTCGAAATAGATAAAATGGAAAGAGAACTCCTGCCCAGATTAATTATCAAACTCTACCTTATTAATGTGGATTATATGCCGACCAATGAAGCTGCCTTAACGCAGCTTACAGGCAGCGGATACCGGTTGGACCTTCTAAATGGAACCTGTCATTTTCCTATGCTGGAACATCCAGATGAAATGAACCCCGCTTTACGGCAGAATATCAACATGATAGAAAAAGACGCTGCAAATCTAACATAA